From the Hydrogenispora ethanolica genome, the window CAATCGCGAAAATAAAGTTTTGCTCTAGGATAAGAAATCATCGATCATTTCGGCCATCATGTTTTCGGAGACGTTCTTGGCCAGAACCAGCTCACTCAGCAGGATCCGCCTGGCGTTTTCCAACATTTTCTTCTCGCCGGTTGACAATCCTTTCTGACGATCCCGCAGCACTAAATTGCGGACTACTTCAGCGACTTCAAATATACTGCCGCTCTTGATCTTCTCCAGATTGGCCCGATACCGGTGATTCCAATTAATTGGCATACTGGTGGTTTTATCTTTGAGCACTTCAAAAACTTTCAGGATCTCTTCTTCGTCGATAATTTGGCGTAGTCCTACCTCTTTTACCTTGTTGAGGGGGACCATCGCTTTC encodes:
- a CDS encoding CarD family transcriptional regulator, with product MFNVGDKVVYPMHGAGVIEDIEEQEVSGERVRYYIIKLPMGEMKAMVPLNKVKEVGLRQIIDEEEILKVFEVLKDKTTSMPINWNHRYRANLEKIKSGSIFEVAEVVRNLVLRDRQKGLSTGEKKMLENARRILLSELVLAKNVSENMMAEMIDDFLS